The Tripterygium wilfordii isolate XIE 37 chromosome 4, ASM1340144v1, whole genome shotgun sequence genome has a window encoding:
- the LOC119995974 gene encoding membrane-anchored ubiquitin-fold protein 4-like codes for MPEEDLVELKFRLYDGSDIGPFRYSPTTTVAMLKERIVCQWPKDKKIAPKAANDIKLINAGKILENNKTVGQCGIPFGELPRSVITMHVVVQLSLAKAKTEKKVDEDPKRNLCSCSIM; via the exons ATGCCCGAGGAGGACCTGGTAGAGCTCAAATTTCGATTGTATGATGGATCCGATATCGGGCCATTCAGGTACTCGCCAACAACTACGGTGGCCATGCTCAAGGAGAGAATTGTCTGTCAGTGGCCTAAAG ATAAAAAGATTGCACCCAAGGCTGCAAATGACATCAAGCTGATAAATGCTGGgaaaattttagaaaacaaCAAGACTGTTGGCCAGTGTGGGATACCTTTTGGGGAGCTTCCAAGAAGTGTCATCACCATGCATGTTGTTGTGCAGCTGTCTTTAGCAAAAGCGAAAACAG AGAAGAAGGTGGATGAGGACCCAAAGAGGAATCTATGTTCATGTTCCATTATGTGA
- the LOC119996816 gene encoding GRAS family protein RAM1-like yields MSMIKSPSGSMESLKSGSSCSKSLQPTSPNGADSVSETNSKAETATAPSTDLELNGALTPPSLNLPAVKFELDGDVEINSPDGSLWETFFSDHVEADFMISSPVRNQSPRAYNSSYFHGLQGQSTLAGSSPPRSLSQLGPFSSINHKGKSQSPLHRVFNSPNNNQFMPIESLSLPSIDDFLDDYERSGDGCEGYGATKQLFDMHNSVVPPPSMLDGLSLHSSSRFCGSVTAETSTIGTAPLSQQLQQEHHQEKHQPSSSSTPPPSQQINHGFPTASEQVKFPDLQDSGLQLVHLLLACAEAVAKEDYMLARRYLHHLNQVVTPLGDSMQRVASCFTEALTARLAATLTTKPTTSTSSPKPFSPFPPNSLEILKIYQILYQACPYIKFAHFTANQAIFEAFEAEERVHVIDLDILQGYQWPAFMQALAARPGGAPFLRITGVGPSIESVQDTGRCLAELAHSLHVPFEFHPVGEELEDLKPHMFNRRVGEALAVNSVNRLHRVPSNYVGQLLAMIRDQAPNIVTVVEQEATHNGPYFLGRFLEALHYYSAIFDSLDATFPPDSVQRAKVEQYIFAPEIRNIVSCEGRERTMRHERLEKWRKLMEGKGFEGVPLSVNAVTQSKILLGLYSCDGYRLIEDNGCLLLGWQDRALLAASAWRC; encoded by the exons ATGAGTATGATCAAGTCTCCTAGTGGAAGCATGGAGTCTCTCAAGAGTGGGAGCTCCTGCTCCAAATCTCTCCAACCAACTTCTCCAAATGGTGCAGACTCGGTTTCTGAGACAAATTCTAAAGCAGAAACTGCAACGGCTCCATCTACGGATTTGGAGCTAAATGGAGCATTAACCCCACCAAGCCTGAATTTGCCAGCAGTGAAATTTGAGTTAGATGGGGACGTTGAAATCAATTCACCAGATGGTTCTCTTTGGGAGACATTTTTCTCTGATCATGTTGAAGCTGACTTCATGATATCATCTCCTGTGAGAAATCAGTCTCCCAGAGCTTATAACAGCAGTTACTTCCATGGCCTCCAAGGGCAGAGTACTCTGGCTGGGAGTTCTCCCCCGCGAAGCTTGTCTCAGCTTGGACCATTTAGCAGCATAAACCACAAAGGGAAAAGCCAGAGTCCACTTCATAGAGTTTTTAATTCTCCAAATAATAATCAGTTTATGCCAATTGAGAGCCTTTCCTTGCCATCTATTGATGATTTCTTGGATGATTATGAGAGATCAGGAGATGGGTGTGAAGGATATGGAGCTACAAAACAACTGTTTGATATGCATAACTCAGTTGTTCCTCCTCCATCAATGTTGGATGGCTTGTCATTGCATAGTAGCTCCAGGTTTTGTGGGTCGGTGACGGCAGAGACTAGCACCATTGGAACTGCACCATTGTCACAGCAACTGCAACAAGAACATCACCAAGAGAAGCACCAACCATCATCCTCATCAACTCCACCACCATCTCAGCAGATTAACCATGGCTTCCCTACAGCTTCTGAACAGGTGAAGTTTCCC GATCTGCAGGACAGTGGGCTTCAACTGGTTCACCTTCTTCTAGCTTGTGCTGAAGCAGTAGCCAAGGAAGACTATATGTTAGCCAGAAGATACCTCCACCACCTCAATCAAGTCGTCACACCACTTGGTGATTCAATGCAACGAGTAGCATCTTGCTTCACAGAAGCCTTAACTGCTCGTCTTGCTGCAACACTAACAACAAAGCCAACAACTTCCACCTCATCACCAAAACCCTTCTCTCCTTTCCCACCAAACTCACTTGAAATCCTCAAGATCTATCAAATCCTCTACCAAGCTTGTCCTTACATAAAATTCGCTCACTTCACAGCCAATCAAGCTATATTTGAAGCCTTTGAAGCTGAAGAGCGTGTTCATGTTATAGACCTAGATATCCTTCAAGGCTATCAATGGCCAGCTTTTATGCAAGCACTAGCAGCTCGACCCGGTGGAGCTCCATTTCTCCGGATAACCGGAGTTGGACCCTCCATCGAATCGGTTCAAGACACAGGCCGGTGTTTGGCAGAGCTGGCTCACTCTCTCCACGTCCCATTTGAGTTCCACCCGGTTGGAGAAGAACTTGAAGACCTTAAACCCCACATGTTTAACAGAAGAGTTGGTGAGGCTCTGGCGGTTAATTCGGTTAACCGACTCCACCGTGTTCCTAGTAACTATGTAGGGCAACTTCTCGCAATGATTCGTGACCAAGCACCAAACATAGTGACCGTAGTTGAACAAGAAGCTACTCACAATGGACCTTATTTCTTAGGCAGATTTCTAGAAGCTTTGCACTATTATTCAGCGATTTTTGATTCATTAGATGCGACGTTTCCACCCGATTCAGTGCAGAGAGCGAAGGTGGAGCAGTATATATTTGCGCCGGAGATAAGGAACATAGTGTCATGTGAAGGGAGAGAGAGGACAATGAGGCATGAAAGGCTTGAGAAATGGAGGAAATTAATGGAAGGTAAAGGATTTGAAGGGGTTCCATTGAGTGTAAATGCAGTGACACAATCTAAGATCTTGTTGGGTTTGTATTCTTGTGATGGCTATCGATTGATAGAAGATAACGGTTGCTTGCTTTTAGGGTGGCAAGATAGAGCACTTCTTGCTGCCTCTGCTTGGCGATGTTGA
- the LOC119996487 gene encoding pollen-specific protein-like At4g18596: protein MTPIILFFLSSLFMNSLSLETKPANINSRITVMGFVYCDICSNNSFSKHSYFLPGAEVKIDCKFRAISSKTREQISFSVNRTTNKHGVYKLEIPSVDGIQCAEAAIASSCQASLMWSSSAKCNVPGYRTTSDEIVIKSKQANLCIYSLTALNFRPSKININLCRN, encoded by the exons ATGACTCCTATaatcctcttctttctttcatcTTTGTTTATGAATTCACTGTCTTTGGAAACTAAGCCAGCTAACATCAACTCCAGAATCACTGtaatgggttttgtttattGTGATATTTGCTCCAACAACAGTTTCTCCAAACACAGTTATTTCTTGCCAG GTGCTGAAGTCAAAATAGATTGCAAATTCAGGgcaatttcttcaaagaccaGGGAGCAGATATCCTTCTCAGTGAACAGAACCACAAACAAGCATGGAGTTTACAAGTTGGAAATACCTTCTGTTGACGGGATCCAATGTGCAGAAGCAGCTATTGCATCTTCTTGTCAGGCAAGCTTGATGTGGAGTTCATCTGCCAAATGCAATGTCCCTGGTTACAGAACCACATCAGATGAGATAGTAATCAAGTCAAAACAAGCCAATCTCTGCATTTATAGCCTAACTGCACTCAATTTCAGACCATCAAAGATTAATATCAACTTGTGTAGAAATTGA
- the LOC119996817 gene encoding omega-hydroxypalmitate O-feruloyl transferase-like, producing MEKYSNGKVNTEQQLIVKQGEPTLVPPAEETQKGLYFLSNLDQNIAVIIRTIYCFKSDKIGNEEAGKVIKNALKKVLVHYYPLAGRLTISCEGKLIVDCNGEGALFLEAEANCEMDKIGDITKPDPKTLGKLVYEVPGAKNILEMPPLVAQVTKFKCGGFVLGLCMNHCMFDGIGAMEFVNSWGETARNLQLTVPPYIDRSILKARNPPKIEHIHQEFAEIEDKSNTSELYIDEMLYRSFCFDPEKLGEVKAKAMADKYLDKCTTFEALSAFVWRARTKALNMQPEQETKLLFAVDGRPKFNPPLPKGYFGNGIVLTNSICKAGELLEKPLSFAAGLVQDAVKMVKDSYMRSAIDYFEVTRARPSLACTLLVTTWSRLSFHITDFGWGEPVLSGPVALPEKEVILFLSHGKERSINVLLGLPASAMKTFQELMEK from the exons ATGGAGAAGTACTCTAATGGCAAGGTGAATACTGAACAACAACTAATTGTTAAGCAAGGAGAGCCAACTCTAGTTCCTCCAGCAGAGGAGACCCAGAAAggtctctattttctctctaacCTGGATCAAAACATTGCGGTTATCATCCGAACTATTTACTGCTTCAAGTCGGATAAGATTGGGAATGAAGAAGCTGGAAAAGTCATCAAGAATGCATTGAAAAAGGTTCTTGTTCACTACTATCCGCTCGCAGGAAGATTAACAATAAGCTGCGAGGGAAAGCTTATTGTAGACTGCAATGGCGAAGGCGCTCTCTTTCTTGAGGCTGAAGCAAACTGTGAAATGGACAAGATCGGTGACATAACCAAGCCAGACCCTAAGACTCTTGGGAAACTGGTTTATGAAGTTCCTGGTGCAAAGAACATACTAGAGATGCCTCCTTTGGTTGCTCAG GTGACAAAATTCAAATGTGGGGGATTTGTTCTTGGACTGTGCATGAACCACTGCATGTTTGATGGCATTGGTGCTATGGAGTTTGTGAACTCATGGGGGGAAACAGCCAGAAACTTGCAGCTAACAGTTCCGCCATACATTGATAGAAGCATACTCAAAGCTCGGAACCCACCAAAGATCGAGCATATCCACCAAGAATTTGCAGAGATTGAGGACAAATCAAACACTAGTGAACTTTACATAGATGAGATGCTTTACAGGTCTTTCTGTTTTGATCCTGAAAAGCTTGGAGAAGTCAAGGCAAAAGCTATGGCAGATAAGTACCTTGACAAGTGCACTACATTTGAAGCCCTCTCAGCGTTCGTGTGGAGGGCTCGAACCAAGGCACTAAATATGCAGCCAGAACAAGAAACAAAGCTCCTATTTGCTGTAGATGGAAGGCCTAAATTCAATCCACCACTACCAAAAGGATACTTTGGAAATGGAATTGTGTTGACAAATTCTATATGCAAAGCAGGGGAACTACTCGAGAAGCCCTTATCATTCGCAGCAGGGCTAGTTCAGGATGCAGTCAAGATGGTTAAAGACAGTTACATGAGATCAGCCATAGATTACTTTGAAGTAACAAGAGCTAGGCCTTCTTTAGCTTGCACTCTTTTAGTAACTACTTGGTCTAGGCTATCTTTCCACATTACAGACTTTGGATGGGGTGAGCCTGTGCTCTCAGGGCCAGTGGCATTGCCAGAGAAGGAAGTCATCTTGTTCCTATCACATGGAAAAGAGAGGAGCATAAATGTGCTTCTGGGTTTGCCAGCTTCTGCCATGAAAACCTTCCAAGAACTCATGGAGAAATAG
- the LOC119996522 gene encoding uncharacterized protein LOC119996522, whose amino-acid sequence MADGNLNLPDDLISTNSPDERFSVKGEAWEGNGEDKAMGLLDESKDQVTSESSIPLSPQWLYAKPVDYKMLASGTTGDTRSPNALSHGNLADSNLKDNWHLDGSQEKKDWRRASTEVDSSRRWREEERETGPLGRNRKKDDHRVDSMSARDNSENRVMSSDRWHDIANRNSGHESRRDSKWSSRWGPEEKEKDIRTDKRTDAEKEDTHSDRQSFVSNSRLASERENESRDKWRPRHRMEVNAVGSAAYRTASAFGLERGRVEGSSMRFAPGRGRATGNGSVQIGRPPCAPAIGSLLSVNNGKYCYPRGKLLDIYRNQKSATNFHAIPEGMEHLSPPTQVDVVKPLAFVVPDIEEESVLGEIWFGRITSSGVFRESLRDKYNISNDNITGINDVRLAEENQISMTDADETLDFSDKAGVNRSCKGDVDASHVSGTRIVMSEERDAFNEEQKILAAVSVAPNDVSNNARESGPGNSVHELKVSGKEKDADMDFSANSKLADIDAPTSFEIGSQLPNDSNSLFDFSTLHQNRSDDPLHVRSSDEAHSLESGIPPEELSLYYLDPQGNVQGPYLGIDIITWFEQGYFGIDLLVCLSDGPEQLCFQELGEVMPHLKVKSGSASNADLATRRTLSDVVGGNLEGSALHPASASDFKGLDYPENQHWSSSGCDVMSSVSGQSRVPDHSYRTDVHYDQSFKNFVAQDEEIVFPGSSTGIPLMGPDNRHGSVSNLAGHPSLGTKFSETSLPQHQDDMLHPFGLPLSELRINSHLMGCQSSNIVTGVGEQGHRRDSFFEKDTGFTSHRSFGAMADQIPLVGTRSSNYRNKPFSGPNINSGPIDAQHFSHGEQECNDFDFAKHLMIQKLQKEQLQPHDLLSSHPFAQTSGLEADQIPGFTPQSKLPNVQSLVHNQFPNMDRLLELEHQQQRQLELQQQRRQFELQQQRQQFELQQQRQFELQQQQRLMLMQQQQRQSHEQLRHNQIKLLQQQQQQQQSQVQQLLFEQMLQNQMSDFVDGQPNVDPVKDNFLDQPQLRMLLLRELEQNSHTSRHFDPSLEQILQADISQNALREQEAHYLDLLSQVKHGDMHPSEHEIRLRQQQLQAQHLSMALRQQLGMEGGRHVGGPWSVDETGQFQGDPAGSHHSFSAGINTLDFYPQRQRRPSHEEQLGHLNIQKHHQRGFYEPNPQAFERSISLPNVNSGMKLDNANASAQGLDLEHLYMHSADQLSSFSSGASAVGRQVLDDFRGSHPQAMAMHLSGNNRQLDNSSIEGRMQQLHLEAERQRKFPDGTIISPDLDMWGLAGTHEENSKQALMDLHQKLGVQSMQSSEVDPEHALLSSDAREILKPISESFSSSVPFNRFPGKEASMNNSYVEGLQNSFSRVSLQDRLVFEAMNRQFNHQGNSEEFPIRSNSAALLEESFLSGDSDMTGRDIVEREGKGKRNGSQGITAMNRSFSERGDDLVAVADGAMDFRELPINAHSRHSSISSAGGNGSLYSYDMGLDKSVEEEVFNDRQSSILSKGLASHGRPPVSRALSSQDVSSEPASSSLIKLKNSNNIATSDDVNRESTGNSAAVKNARTQASGNREVRFQRTSSCSDAVVSETSFIDMLKKPVPSEADPLNAAAMDSSDGGAVAGKSGKRKGKKGRQIDPALLGFKVSSNRILMGEIQRLDD is encoded by the exons ATGGCGGACGGAAATCTCAATCTTCCGGACGATCTCATCTCCACCAACTCTCCTGATGAACGCTTTTCCGTTAAAG GTGAAGCCTGGGAAGGAAATGGTGAGGACAAGGCTATGGGTTTGCTTGATGAGTCCAAAG ATCAAGTGACTTCAGAGAGCAGCATACCTCTTTCTCCACAATGGCTTTATGCTAAGCCAGTCGATTATAAGATGTTAGCTAGTGGAACAACTGGG GACACACGTTCACCAAATGCTTTGTCACATGGAAACCTTGCCGACTCCAATTTGAAAGACAACTGGCATTTAGATGGATCTCAGGAAAAGAAAGACTGGCGGAGGGCTTCCACAGAGGTCGACAGCAGTCGTCGCTGGcgtgaggaagagagagaaacggGCCCGCTTGGTAGAAATCGCAAAAAAGATGATCACCGTGTTGATTCCATGTCAGCTAGGGATAACTCTGAGAACAGAGTCATGTCTTCAGATCGTTGGCATGACATTGCTAACCGCAATTCTGGCCATGAATCCCGGCGAGACAGCAAGTGGTCATCAAGGTGGGGcccagaagaaaaagagaaggataTTCGAACTGATAAGAGGACAGATGCGGAAAAGGAAGATACTCACAGTGACAGACAATCTTTTGTCAGCAACAGCCGGTTAGCTTCTGAACGTGAGAATGAATCTCGTGACAAGTGGAGGCCTCGCCATCGCATGGAAGTTAATGCGGTTGGCTCTGCTGCTTATCGTACTGCATCAGCTTTTGGCTTGGAGAGAGGACGAGTGGAGGGCTCTAGCATGCGTTTTGCTCCTGGAAGAGGAAGAGCTACTGGTAATGGAAGCGTGCAAATTGGCAGGCCTCCCTGTGCTCCTGCTATTGGGTCTCTTCTTTCGGTTAATAATGGCAAGTACTGCTATCCAAGGGGAAAACTTCTAGATATATATCGTAATCAGAAGTCTGCTACAAATTTTCATGCTATACCTGAAGGGATGGAGCATTTATCTCCACCAACCCAAGTAGACGTTGTTAAGCCATTGGCTTTTGTTGTTCCCGATATAGAAGAAGAG TCTGTCCTTGGAGAGATATGGTTCGGAAGAATTACAAGCAGTGGGGTTTTTCGGGAATCGCTCAGGGACAAGTATAACATATCAAATGATAATATTACAG GCATTAATGATGTTAGATTAGCTGAGGAGAATCAGATTTCCATGACTGATGCTGATGAAACTCTAGATTTTTCAGACAAGGCCGGTGTAAATAGGTCCTGCAAAGGTGATGTTGATGCATCTCATGTGTCTGGTACTCGGATTGTTATGTCTGAAG AGAGGGATGCATTTAATGAAGAACAGAAAATCTTGGCAGCAGTTAGTGTGGCTCCAAATGATGTCTCTAACAATGCAAGAGAGAGTGGGCCTGGAAACAGTGTTCATGAACTCAAGGTctctggaaaagaaaaagatgcaGATATGGATTTTTCAGCTAACTCTAAGTTGGCAGATATTGATGCTCCTACTTCTTTTGAAATTGGTAGCCAGCTTCCTAATGATTcaaattctctatttgactTTTCAACTCTGCATCAAAATCGGAGTGATGACCCACTCCATGTAAGGAGCAGTGATGAAGCACATTCATTAGAAAGTGGGATCCCGCCAGAGGAGTTAAGTCTGTACTATCTTGATCCGCAAGGCAATGTACAGGGACCATACTTGGGTATTGACATCATTACATGGTTTGAGCAAGGCTATTTTGGAATTGACCTACTAGTCTGTTTGTCTGATGGCCCTGAGCAATTGTGTTTTCAAGAACTTGGTGAGGTCATGCCGCATTTGAAAGTCAAATCTGGGTCTGCTTCCAATGCTGATTTAGCGACTAGGCGAACTCTGTCTGATGTTGTGGGAGGCAATTTGGAGGGAAGTGCACTGCATCCTGCTTCTGCTTCTGACTTTAAGGGGTTGGATTATCCAGAAAACCAGCATTGGTCTTCATCTGGATGTGATGTGATGTCAAGTGTTAGTGGTCAGTCTCGAGTACCTGACCACAGTTATCGCACTGATGTCCATTATGATCAAagcttcaaaaattttgttgcTCAAGATGAAG AGATTGTTTTTCCTGGAAGTAGTACTGGTATTCCCTTGATGGGACCCGATAACAGGCATGGTTCAGTTTCCAATCTCGCTGGTCACCCTTCCCTTGGGACTAAATTTTCGGAAACTAGCTTGCCTCAACATCAGGATGATATGTTGCATCCATTTGGTCTGCCATTGTCTGAACTCAGGatcaattctcatttgatgGGTTGTCAGTCATCAAATATCGTTACTGGTGTGGGTGAACAGGGTCACAGGAGAGATTCTTTCTTTGAGAAAGACACTGGTTTTACTAGTCACAGGTCTTTTGGTGCGATGGCTGACCAAATTCCACTTGTAGGGACGCGGTCTAGTAATTATAGGAACAAACCATTTTCTGGCCCAAACATAAATTCTGGGCCAATAGATGCCCAACACTTTTCTCACGGGGAACAAGAGTGCAACGATTTTGACTTTGCAAAGCACTTGATGATTCAGAAATTGCAGAAGGAACAACTTCAGCCACATGATCTTTTATCTTCTCATCCTTTTGCACAAACGTCTGGGTTGGAGGCAGATCAGATTCCAGGTTTTACTCCTCAGAGCAAGCTTCCTAATGTTCAGTCTCTGGTCCATAATCAATTTCCAAATATGGACCGGCTTTTGGAACTTGAGCATCAACAGCAGCGGCAACTTGAGCTTCAACAGCAGCGGCGGCAATTTGAGCTTCAGCAACAGCGGCAGCAATTTGAGCTTCAGCAGCAGCGGCAATTTGAGCTTCAACAACAGCAGAGGCTAATGCTGATGCAGCAGCAACAGCGACAATCACATGAGCAACTCCGTCACAACCAAATAAAATTactgcagcaacaacaacagcaacagcagTCTCAAGTTCAGCAATTGCTTTTTGAACAAATGCTGCAGAATCAGATGTCTGATTTTGTTGATGGGCAGCCAAATGTGGACCCTGTGAAAGATAACTTTCTAGATCAGCCTCAGTTGAGGATGCTACTCCTGCGTGAACTGGAACAGAATTCTCATACTTCAAGGCATTTTGATCCATCATTGGAGCAGATACTCCAAGCAGACATTAGTCAAAATGCACTTCGGGAACAGGAGGCTCATTATTTGGACCTCCTATCACAAGTGAAGCATGGTGACATGCATCCCTCAGAACATGAAATTCGTTTACGGCAGCAACAGTTGCAGGCCCAGCATTTATCTATGGCACTGAGGCAGCAATTGGGAATGGAGGGGGGAAGGCATGTTGGTGGGCCATGGTCGGTTGACGAAACTGGTCAGTTTCAGGGGGATCCTGCTGGTAGTCATCATTCTTTTTCTGCAGGAATCAATACTTTGGATTTTTATCCGCAACGGCAGAGGCGTCCTTCTCATGAAGAGCAATTGGGCCACCTTAACATACAAAAGCATCATCAGCGTGGGTTTTATGAGCCTAACCCTCAAGCGTTTGAGAGGTCAATTTCTCTTCCCAATGTTAATTCAGGGATGAAGTTGGACAATGCAAATGCATCTGCCCAAGGTCTAGATTTAGAACATTTATATATGCACTCTGCTGACCAGTTGAGTTCTTTCTCTTCTGGTGCATCAGCTGTTGGTCGACAAGTTCTTGATGACTTTCGTGGTTCTCATCCGCAAGCTATGGCGATGCACCTCTCTGGAAATAATAGGCAACTAGACAATAGCTCGATTGAAGGAAGGATGCAACAATTGCATCTTGAAGCTGAGAGGCAAAGAAAATTTCCAGACGGTACCATAATTTCTCCTGATTTAGATATGTGGGGGTTGGCTGGAACTCACGAGGAAAATTCCAAGCAAGCTTTGATGGACCTTCACCAGAAATTGGGTGTTCAGTCTATGCAATCATCGGAAGTTGATCCTGAACACGCTTTATTATCTTCTGATGCCAGGGAAATCCTTAAGCCAATTTCTGAGTCATTTTCATCAAGTGTACCTTTTAATCGTTTCCCAGGTAAAGAAGCTAGCATGAATAACTCATATGTAGAAGGGCTTCAGAATTCTTTCTCCCGTGTTTCTTTGCAAGATCGTTTGGTCTTTGAGGCAATGAATAGACAATTTAACCATCAGGGAAACAGTGAAGAGTTTCCTATCAGATCGAATTCTGCAGCATTATTAGAAGAGTCGTTCTTGTCAGGTGATAGTGATATGACTGGGAGAGACATCGTAGAGCGAGAGGGAAAGGGGAAGAGGAATGGTTCTCAAGGCATAACTGCAATGAACAGGTCATTTTCGGAGAGAGGAGACGACTTGGTGGCAGTAGCGGATGGTGCCATGGATTTTCGAGAGTTACCTATTAATGCCCATAGCAGGCATAGTTCAATAAGTAGTGCTG GTGGAAATGGAAGCTTGTACAGCTATGATATGGGATTGGATAAATCAGTTGAAGAGGAAGTTTTCAATGACAG ACAGTCGTCAATTTTGAGCAAGGGGCTTGCTTCACATGGACGCCCTCCTGTATCTCGGGCTCTGTCTTCACAAGACGTTTCATCAGAGCCGGCTTCTTCCTCACTGATTAAGCTGAAAAATTCGAACAATATTGCAACTTCAGATG ATGTGAATCGTGAGTCTACTGGGAATTCGGCAGCTGTCAAAAATGCTCGAACACAGGCATCTGGCAATAGAGAGGTTCGTTTCCAGAGGACTTCATCTTGCAGTGATGCTGTTGTATCAGAGACATCATTCATTGATATGCTTAAGAAACCAGTTCCTTCAGAGGCCGATCCATTAAATGCTGCTGCGATGGATTCTTCCGATGGAGGTGCAGTTGCAGGTAAGAGTGgcaaaaggaaagggaaaaaagggAGGCAAATAGACCCTGCTCTCCTTGGCTTCAAGGTCTCCAGCAACCGGATCCTGATGGGTGAAATCCAACGCCTTGATGATTAA